A single region of the Candidatus Kryptobacter tengchongensis genome encodes:
- a CDS encoding pyridoxine 5'-phosphate synthase, with translation MRLSVNVDHVATLREARGGLEPDPVTAAHIAELAGADGIVCHLREDRRHIKDRDLRLLRETIKTKLDLEMAATEEMVKIAIETLPDLVTLVPERRLERTTERGLNVIDQIPHLTDVVIEMHKYNVKVSLFVDPDPKQIEASAKTGADFIEIHTGEYANARNEKEQFEELKKIKEAAKLARSLGLGVNAGHGLNYLNVIPITRVEEIEELSIGHAIVARAIFVGFERAVREMVRLVKGI, from the coding sequence ATGAGACTATCTGTAAATGTTGACCATGTAGCAACTTTAAGGGAAGCAAGAGGGGGACTTGAACCCGATCCAGTAACCGCAGCTCATATCGCAGAACTTGCCGGAGCCGATGGAATTGTTTGTCATCTACGAGAAGATAGAAGGCATATAAAAGACCGAGACCTTCGTCTCCTGCGTGAAACAATAAAGACAAAACTTGATCTTGAGATGGCTGCAACTGAAGAAATGGTTAAAATTGCAATTGAAACCCTGCCAGACCTTGTAACACTTGTGCCTGAAAGACGACTTGAAAGAACAACTGAAAGAGGTCTAAATGTAATTGACCAAATCCCGCATCTGACCGATGTTGTAATTGAAATGCATAAATATAATGTAAAAGTCAGTTTATTCGTTGATCCAGATCCAAAACAGATTGAAGCATCTGCAAAGACTGGAGCTGATTTTATAGAGATTCACACGGGTGAATATGCAAACGCGAGAAATGAAAAGGAGCAATTTGAGGAGCTTAAAAAAATAAAGGAAGCAGCAAAGCTTGCAAGAAGCCTTGGGCTTGGCGTAAATGCTGGGCATGGGTTAAACTATTTAAATGTCATTCCTATAACAAGGGTAGAAGAGATTGAAGAGTTAAGTATTGGTCATGCAATTGTTGCGAGGGCAATTTTCGTTGGTTTTGAAAGAGCTGTTAGGGAAATGGTGAGGTTGGTAAAGGGAATATGA